ATCAGCGTCTCAAACATAACCTACGATACATGCATGCCAGCGCGACtgcgcgggctatcttcctagttccatagaaatttcatataattttataggattcattTATTTGATTCAGAAGCCTATATAGAAAAAATCCTTcaaaatttctatgatttttgtttgaatCAAATGGGGCCTGAATTTTTTGGTGTGCCTAGATTGCTAATAATTAAAACCACCTCTTCAAGGATTAATAGACGAGAAGATGTTCTGCCTAGGAGCGTCGATGACAGAAACTGTCCACTAATGTCGGGCTATCATGCATCCTTCAAATTTATCATGTCCTTGGATTTCATAGCCATCCAACTAACCCTACATCATCTGAAGCACGAATCGGCAGTGTCTAGCTACACCAAAAAAACACCTTAGCTCAAGATTGATCTTGTAGTTGACTCTACACATTCCTGATTCCTCATAAGCCGATACTTGGTATTGTATTGTAAAAGTAGTAGcagaaaaaaaacctttttctatCAATTTTAAGCTTCACTGTGAGTGCATGACAAACCAACAAATCTCTTCTGCTGACTGCTGGCGTTGGGTTGCGTACTCTACTGACCTCTTAATATATTTATAGGCACACATCTTTattcggagaaaaaaaattgtaggacACGTATGGACAAGAGTAAaaatgcaaaaaataaaataaaacataaaactatatatatgtacacgtAGACGACATTGGGGACTAGGGGTAGTAGGCATCATTTTTCAATGTAACTTATTCTCTGCAGAGCTTCATTCACTGCAGAACAGTCCATATAATTACCGATCGATCATTTTTCAACTTGTTTTGCCGAATGGTACACACATAAAGTTCGTATTAGTGTCCTCTACTATATCGAATTTCAAAGATTAGCCACCTGGTAAATGATACTCTGCTGCACACGACTACTATGAAAATATCACATGCATGCTTTTAATTAAACGTTACAAACATCAGTATCATTCGTACGTTCCCAAGTAAGTAGATAATTCAAATGTGTGTATGTACAATTGTAACTAATGTAtaactgtcagaaaaaaaaatgttcaacaCTCAGCTGGAAAACAAAATGAACGCGTTACCTGCGCGGCGGCTCCAATCAACAGCTCAACATACATAGGGCCGAGAAGAAGGTGACAGCATGGATCCTATACGCATCCCTCTCCTACTGCAATTGCTATTAGTTATTCAATTACCTGTCCCACAAAATGAAGCTCAATTCACTCCATGTTGAGTTCAAGTTCAATTCACTTCcgatataattttaaaattttgaaaactttgcAGATATTGGTGAGACTACATTCTTCCCGCGTTGCCAATAGGTTCAACCCTGATGATGAGTATGGCCATACGGATGTGTGATGTAGCGTTATTAGAGCACTGCAGTTCTTCCATCACATTACAAGCTTTAGGGTTGTTGTGACTGGGGAAGTCGAGGATCtcttagtactcccgatacctcATAAACCTATTTGGGTATCCCATAAAGTTGTTGAATAAGAACTCATTTGTCTTCTAAATTCTAGATGAAAATATTGAATAAGAACTCATTTGTCTTCTAAATTCTAGATGAAAATATTGCTTAAATTGAAGCTTAGTGGATTTATGCTTTCAGTAGATTCATCACATCTGGTATGTATTTCCTTTCAAGCCAGCTGTGAGCGAGCAACTAAAGAACTCCCTCGGGTTGGGCTTGTGTGGTCTGCTATACAATCTTTTTTATAGACAAAGACCTTTATAGCAGGAGATAATATTTAATGTCCTATTATATAGGCTAATATGCATCGTGCATATATACAGTGCATTTCAGAGTGAGTGAGTGTAACGATTGGCTGCAAGGGTGCACTTACATTAATTTGTTGGGTAGATGCCATTtttacatatgattttttttttgtctcagcTTCATGCACGGTGGAATGTCCATGTTATTTTGGATCTTCACTGTTGCACGGTGGACTTGTTAAATGGCTTTActaaatagaaaaatatggCCAACCTGATCTTTGTGCACAAGTTAGTGCAATGTCATGCAATCCCATTGACAGTGAATTCATTACTCAAATACTcattccgtttcatattataagtcgtttgattattttcctagtcaaacttcttccggtttaaccaagtttataaaaaatataatagtattttgaacacaaaataaaaacattatcaAAACATAGTTAATGCACTACTAAAGGAATCATTTTCCTAGATGCCGGCCCCGTTTGGTTCCAGGCTAGCCGTAAGTGGCGCCGCCTGGAAAAACCGGGCGACCGGCGCCGGGAAAATGCATTTCTTAATCCGACCACACGTGATAATCCCATTATCCCATACGGCTgcttaagaggaccgcacgaaaaaaatcaattttcgcgaGCGGGCATATTAAGtggaccgcacgcgaaaatactTTTCCCTCCCactcacttcaaaattttcacaccTATTCTCCcttactttccttttttttattttcactcctctctctctctctctttccacctctttctcttctcctcccctctcctctttccGGGGGACGCGGCCGGCTCGGCGGCGCCACCGACGAGGCGTCGGCCAAGAACGGGTGGGAGGCGACGTGGCGTGGACTGAGCGGGCACGGCGTCGAGCGGCTCAATGGACGGCGGCAGTGAGGGCACGGCAGGGAGGGATGACGGCAACGCCCAGATCCGGCggggtggcggccggcgcgacggTGGCGGGGGCAGGCAGATCCGACGGCTGTGGCCGTGAGCGGTCGGCTCGAGATCGGCAGTGGTGGCGGGTCGCGACGGCGAGGGGCGACGGTAACCGTCCCCGCTCggattctagggttagggtggtggcgacggtgacacgacgacagcgacgatgATGAGTTGCGGCGCGCTTGGTAGCAgtggcgcgacgacggcgatgatgacgggagcggcagcgggcgaTTCTAGGGTTAtggttagggttttttttatttttcgatattttttgtgttttttttgcgtGCGGGCGGTATTACTTGAccacacgggataatcgattatcccgtgcggttaggccacccgcacgcgaaaatattgATTTTCGTAGACCCCTGGATGTAGACGGGCACTACCTccgcacaaaaaaaattgatttcttACTAGTGCtgctagatttaatgaaaccaatttgatatttatatattgctaaatttttttataatttttgtcaaacttaacaaagtttgattAGGCAAAAAGTCAaacgaattataatatgaaacagatggagtatgtATTATCTTATCTTCACAATTAAATCACCAAATTATTAATGTCTTTAACAAGCATAGTGCATAACTGCATATCTTCACAGCTTGATTAGTACAGTATAATATCAAACATGCAGAAGTTATACTAAAAATAAAGACATGCATGaattgattagaaaaaaataataattcgaTCAGCTAATTTTTGCCATGTTTGATGTGGCTCAGATCCACTTACTTCGCGCCACACCCATCGTCTCCATCACTCATCCCCAAATCCAACCAGACCTCGCCACATCACCCATGCACGCATGGATGACGACAAGCTCGCCCTCGCCGTGGCGCACGTCGCGTTCCCGGACGGCGACCTGTTCACGTTCCCGGACTTGGAgccccacggcgccggcgccggcggcgagggcggcaccGCCGGCTACCTCGCCGCGTGCGgcgaccgcctcctcctcgccgacgacgagtaCGGCGTGCTCCGCCTCACCAGCCCGCTGACGGGGGACACGGTGGTGCTCCCCGGCTTGgtgatcggcggcggcgtcagcgtCCGCGACGTGCCGGTGGTGCtcgccgacgaggcggcgccgtccggcacggcgccgcggcggtggagggacAGCGAGGAGATGTCCGTGCTGAAGCTGGTCGTGTgccccgtcggcggcggcggcggcggcctcgtcgtcgccgccatcgtcggccGCGAGCACTTCGCCAAGGTGGCGCTCTGCACGCCTGAGGGGTTCGTGTGGTCGATCAGCGCGCGCGACCGGTGGCGGTGGTACGACGACATGGCGTTCCACGGCGGGCGCCTCTACGCGCTCACCCAGGCCGAGGACCTCCTCGCCTtcgacgtcgtcgacgccggcgacggcgagcccgtGGTCACCGGCGTCGAGCGCGTCGTCCGCAGCAGCGTGGACGCGCTGGACGTCGAGGACACCCGGATGCACTACCTCGTGACGTCGCTCGACGGCGCGCTGCTGATGGTGCGCCGCGAGATGGCGGACGCTGGGAGCACGGACGGGTTCGAGGTGTTCGAGGCCGACCTGGCGGCGTCGCGGTGGGTGGAGGTGGGCGGgctgggcgccggcggcgaggcgctgtTCGTCGGCAGGCTGTGCTCCAGGGCGGTGCGCGCGCCGGACGACGGCGACCAGATCTTCTTCCTCGACGACACCGACGGCCTGTCATTCCGGTGGGAGCTccagccgcggccgccgtaCCAG
The nucleotide sequence above comes from Oryza glaberrima chromosome 11, OglaRS2, whole genome shotgun sequence. Encoded proteins:
- the LOC127755177 gene encoding uncharacterized protein LOC127755177; translation: MDDDKLALAVAHVAFPDGDLFTFPDLEPHGAGAGGEGGTAGYLAACGDRLLLADDEYGVLRLTSPLTGDTVVLPGLVIGGGVSVRDVPVVLADEAAPSGTAPRRWRDSEEMSVLKLVVCPVGGGGGGLVVAAIVGREHFAKVALCTPEGFVWSISARDRWRWYDDMAFHGGRLYALTQAEDLLAFDVVDAGDGEPVVTGVERVVRSSVDALDVEDTRMHYLVTSLDGALLMVRREMADAGSTDGFEVFEADLAASRWVEVGGLGAGGEALFVGRLCSRAVRAPDDGDQIFFLDDTDGLSFRWELQPRPPYQVAAYDMVRRTFSMLMWKKPLEDGNTPVTWLFPDDDDDDDRVTK